One Candidatus Thermoplasmatota archaeon DNA window includes the following coding sequences:
- the artA gene encoding archaeosortase A — translation MSQLISALPLFSGLVLLGCRYFIKRRENKILSFLGYFLFSAYWLLQVPYFIKVTDWANAIFCSLALPFFTYIAYYELVLFELKKEREELRFLAGWCSFAGLIYFSIEKISVLAEFLIKLCAEQSVWLLNIFGYSYYVGKVTYYPEISFPIEGTAQEIHLILACTGLQSIAIFVGAILCVKAELKRKFYAFLATAPVIWVLNLVRNSCIIYSDGIGLDANFIHNSIGKLGSLLALIALALVTFKLLPEVYTNIIALLELKKNKFFRDPERKIGGGIVAPADGKIIELEEAEKTKISIFMRLWDVHVNRVPLACKVIKIVRKHGKYYPAYSNKAVENERVEFELETEIGVVKLVQLAGIFARRIECWVKENDILEKGQRIGMIRFGSRVELYLPAERIDLKVKLGDIVIAGESTIATIKE, via the coding sequence ATGAGTCAATTAATATCAGCGCTGCCGCTATTCTCAGGTCTTGTATTATTGGGGTGCAGATATTTTATTAAGAGGCGAGAAAATAAAATTTTGAGTTTTTTGGGCTATTTCCTTTTCAGCGCTTATTGGCTGCTACAAGTACCTTATTTTATTAAAGTTACTGATTGGGCAAACGCAATTTTCTGCTCATTAGCACTTCCTTTCTTCACCTATATAGCATATTACGAGTTGGTGCTGTTCGAACTCAAAAAAGAGCGTGAGGAGCTGCGCTTTCTGGCAGGCTGGTGCTCTTTCGCAGGGTTAATATATTTCAGTATAGAGAAAATATCGGTTTTAGCAGAATTTTTGATTAAACTTTGCGCGGAGCAAAGTGTCTGGCTACTCAATATCTTTGGATATAGTTATTATGTTGGCAAAGTAACGTATTATCCTGAGATCTCTTTTCCTATTGAAGGTACAGCTCAAGAAATACATCTGATACTTGCATGCACCGGTTTGCAGAGTATTGCTATTTTTGTAGGCGCAATTCTCTGCGTTAAAGCTGAATTAAAAAGAAAGTTTTACGCTTTTCTTGCAACCGCACCTGTAATTTGGGTTTTGAATTTAGTTAGGAACTCTTGCATCATCTACAGTGATGGAATTGGCTTAGACGCTAATTTCATACATAACAGTATTGGTAAGTTGGGCTCATTATTAGCTCTTATTGCGCTCGCTTTAGTAACGTTTAAGCTACTGCCAGAAGTTTATACTAATATTATAGCTTTGCTGGAACTCAAAAAAAATAAATTTTTCAGAGACCCTGAGCGTAAGATTGGCGGAGGTATTGTAGCGCCTGCAGATGGTAAAATAATAGAGTTAGAGGAAGCAGAAAAAACAAAAATTTCTATCTTCATGAGGCTCTGGGATGTGCATGTGAATAGAGTGCCACTGGCTTGCAAAGTAATAAAAATCGTTCGCAAGCATGGAAAATACTATCCTGCCTACAGCAACAAAGCTGTTGAGAATGAGAGAGTAGAGTTTGAGCTTGAAACCGAGATTGGGGTAGTGAAATTAGTTCAATTGGCAGGCATATTTGCAAGAAGAATCGAATGCTGGGTAAAAGAAAACGATATTCTTGAGAAAGGTCAAAGAATAGGAATGATAAGATTTGGGTCTAGAGTTGAGCTTTATTTGCCTGCCGAAAGGATAGATTTAAAAGTCAAGCTTGGCGATATTGTAATTGCTGGGGAAAGTACTATTGCAACTATAAAAGAATGA
- the pssA gene encoding CDP-diacylglycerol--serine O-phosphatidyltransferase codes for MKLVFPDFITLANALLGTLAIMYILDGNCNLGIFLILICIILDGIDGKVARALRRQRELGRYLDSLADSVSFCLAPAILLYKSYYSLERGSAFYNLENAIVIIVIVFVVGFGVLRLARFAYEKENNLRFFIGLPTPALAFFIVILYNLLNILAITLPIGIISFLMLSKLKYPKIEGLGYTAGSLVALLFGALSFIYQWLGVIALALILTYILIPLFQQKSK; via the coding sequence ATGAAGCTCGTATTTCCAGACTTTATCACTCTTGCAAATGCCTTGTTAGGCACGCTCGCCATAATGTATATTCTAGATGGTAATTGTAATTTAGGCATTTTTTTAATTTTGATTTGTATAATTCTAGATGGTATTGATGGCAAAGTTGCTAGAGCTCTTAGAAGGCAGCGCGAGCTCGGAAGATATCTCGACTCTTTAGCTGACTCTGTATCTTTCTGCTTGGCGCCTGCGATACTGCTTTACAAATCTTATTACTCGCTCGAACGCGGTAGCGCTTTCTACAACTTAGAAAACGCAATTGTAATTATCGTAATAGTTTTCGTTGTTGGATTTGGTGTTCTTAGACTCGCTAGATTTGCATATGAGAAAGAAAATAATTTAAGATTTTTTATTGGGCTACCGACCCCAGCACTTGCTTTCTTTATAGTTATTCTTTACAATTTACTCAATATACTTGCAATTACTCTACCAATCGGCATTATATCGTTCCTTATGCTCTCCAAACTAAAATACCCTAAAATAGAAGGGCTTGGCTATACTGCGGGTAGCTTGGTTGCGCTGCTCTTTGGAGCTCTTTCTTTTATCTATCAGTGGCTTGGCGTTATAGCACTCGCACTTATACTGACTTATATTTTAATACCTCTTTTCCAACAAAAAAGCAAATAA
- a CDS encoding NTPase gives MTKGVKIGITGLPSAGKTQTLLKVIEMLQDEDMVVGGMITEPIIKKGKRLGFYIKDWLNKREGVLAHVDLDSKVRVGKYGVNIANLEKIGVTAISDATERAEVIVVDEVGKLEVESDKFVESVKKALDTDKSVILTLHKKSRNPLLQEIRRRDDVRILEVTPINRSLLPYKIINLLKGKDII, from the coding sequence ATGACGAAAGGCGTGAAGATAGGTATTACAGGCTTACCAAGCGCTGGTAAAACTCAAACTTTGCTTAAAGTTATTGAGATGCTGCAAGATGAGGATATGGTTGTTGGAGGAATGATTACGGAGCCTATAATAAAGAAGGGTAAAAGGCTAGGCTTCTACATCAAAGATTGGTTGAATAAAAGGGAGGGTGTTCTTGCACATGTAGACCTAGACTCTAAAGTAAGGGTCGGCAAATACGGCGTGAATATTGCTAACTTAGAAAAAATAGGTGTAACAGCTATTTCAGATGCAACTGAACGTGCAGAGGTTATCGTTGTAGACGAAGTTGGCAAATTGGAAGTGGAAAGCGATAAGTTTGTAGAGTCGGTAAAGAAAGCTCTCGATACAGATAAATCTGTTATATTAACGCTGCATAAAAAATCAAGGAATCCATTGCTCCAAGAAATAAGGAGGAGAGATGATGTGCGCATTCTAGAAGTAACGCCTATAAATCGCAGCTTGCTGCCTTATAAAATAATAAACTTGTTAAAAGGGAAAGATATTATCTGA
- a CDS encoding tRNA (guanine(10)-N(2))-dimethyltransferase, which translates to MKLKLIKEGLTKLYVPEESLKFRGPGRAIAGFYNPLMEFSRDISVIVVNAVKPRKGLDGLAACGARGVRFANESNVEVVVNDLNKEAFKLILKNIVLNNLSNAYAENKNFNIVVNESSYDYIDIDPYGSPIPYLDSAFRVARKNSIVSITATDLAVLCGTQSKACFRKYFSLPLRTEYSKELGLRILLATCALDAAKYDKFVVPLLCYYADHYFRVYLKIGKGARKANLILKNIGYLEHDFKTAKRKILTLPKKTKYQIAGPLWLGKLFEFEFLSKLKIEDFLGTKKRVQKYLELWKEEANAHPFYFELNELARIFKVSPIKLEKIITLLKEKKFSATKTHFSPTGFKTNAGIEELKEIFLHLQHSL; encoded by the coding sequence GTGAAACTAAAACTCATTAAAGAAGGTCTAACAAAATTATACGTTCCTGAAGAGAGTCTTAAGTTTAGAGGGCCTGGTAGGGCAATAGCTGGCTTTTATAACCCTTTAATGGAATTCAGCAGAGATATTTCTGTGATTGTTGTTAATGCAGTAAAGCCTAGAAAAGGTCTTGATGGACTTGCTGCTTGCGGCGCTAGAGGTGTTAGATTTGCAAATGAAAGTAATGTCGAGGTAGTAGTCAATGATTTAAATAAGGAAGCTTTCAAACTTATTCTCAAAAACATAGTTCTCAACAATCTTAGCAATGCTTATGCAGAAAATAAAAATTTTAATATTGTAGTGAATGAAAGTTCCTATGATTATATAGACATAGATCCCTACGGTTCGCCCATCCCTTATCTCGATTCTGCTTTTAGAGTAGCAAGAAAAAACTCAATAGTCAGTATTACAGCGACAGACCTTGCAGTTTTATGCGGTACTCAGTCTAAAGCGTGTTTTAGAAAATATTTCTCGTTGCCGTTAAGAACAGAATATTCAAAAGAGCTCGGACTGAGAATATTATTGGCTACGTGCGCGCTAGATGCTGCGAAGTATGATAAATTCGTTGTTCCACTTCTATGCTATTACGCAGACCATTATTTCAGAGTATATCTTAAAATTGGTAAAGGCGCTAGAAAAGCTAATTTGATATTAAAAAATATTGGCTATTTAGAGCATGACTTTAAAACAGCAAAAAGAAAAATATTGACTTTACCTAAAAAAACAAAATATCAAATTGCAGGCCCTCTTTGGCTAGGTAAATTGTTTGAGTTCGAGTTCCTTAGTAAATTAAAAATTGAAGACTTTTTAGGCACAAAAAAAAGGGTTCAGAAATATTTAGAGCTTTGGAAAGAGGAAGCTAATGCTCACCCATTCTACTTTGAGCTAAACGAGCTCGCTAGAATTTTCAAAGTTTCTCCTATTAAACTAGAAAAGATTATAACGTTATTAAAAGAAAAAAAATTTAGTGCAACAAAGACTCATTTCAGTCCTACTGGTTTTAAGACGAACGCGGGTATAGAGGAGTTAAAAGAGATTTTTCTCCACTTACAGCACAGTCTCTAG
- a CDS encoding polyprenyl synthetase family protein produces MTETKIKSIVKLVNKELNAGLKFREPSNLYNAAKWLIKAGGKRLRPVLALLSCEAVGGKKENALPFAVALELVHNFTLIHDDIMDKDEFRRGVKTTHIVFGESTAINAGDALFALAFETLSSLEIDDKKVKELVAEFSKTIRELAEGQQLDLNFEKRKVVTPKEYFKMIELKTSRLFELATKGGAVIGNGSKAQIEALAQYGKYLGLGFQIWDDFLGIAGNPKKTGKPVGNDLRTGKKTLIIAHGISKLKGKDRKYLLKILGDEKATKGEVERAIELLKEISSLDYARDVAITFASRAKQALSAISASEAKAALELIADYSVGRDR; encoded by the coding sequence ATGACTGAGACGAAAATTAAAAGTATTGTAAAGCTCGTAAATAAAGAGCTGAACGCAGGACTAAAATTCAGAGAGCCTTCTAACCTCTATAATGCAGCGAAATGGCTTATCAAAGCAGGCGGTAAAAGGCTTCGCCCAGTTTTAGCACTTTTGAGTTGCGAAGCAGTAGGTGGTAAAAAAGAAAATGCTTTGCCTTTTGCAGTGGCTCTAGAGCTTGTGCATAACTTCACTTTAATACATGACGATATAATGGATAAAGACGAGTTTAGAAGAGGCGTGAAAACAACACATATTGTTTTTGGCGAAAGCACTGCAATCAATGCTGGGGATGCTCTTTTTGCACTTGCTTTTGAAACACTTTCAAGTTTAGAGATAGATGATAAAAAAGTAAAAGAGCTTGTAGCTGAGTTTTCCAAAACTATAAGAGAGCTTGCAGAAGGCCAGCAGCTCGATCTCAACTTTGAAAAAAGGAAGGTTGTCACTCCCAAAGAATATTTTAAAATGATAGAGCTAAAGACCTCAAGGCTTTTCGAGCTCGCTACCAAAGGCGGCGCTGTTATAGGTAATGGTAGTAAAGCTCAGATAGAGGCGCTAGCGCAATACGGTAAATACCTTGGTCTTGGCTTTCAAATTTGGGACGACTTTCTGGGCATTGCCGGCAATCCAAAAAAAACAGGCAAGCCTGTAGGTAACGATTTGAGAACGGGTAAGAAAACACTTATTATAGCGCATGGTATCAGCAAGCTCAAAGGAAAAGATAGGAAGTATCTACTGAAAATTTTAGGTGATGAGAAAGCGACTAAAGGGGAGGTAGAGAGGGCAATTGAGCTACTCAAAGAAATAAGTTCCCTAGATTACGCTAGAGATGTAGCGATTACTTTTGCATCGAGAGCTAAGCAAGCGCTTAGCGCAATAAGCGCTTCAGAAGCTAAAGCTGCATTAGAGCTGATTGCGGATTATTCTGTAGGAAGGGATAGATGA
- a CDS encoding glutamate--tRNA ligase codes for MTELIRKYALQNAILHKGKAELQAVVSKIVAEKPDLKQKIKELIPEIKKVVSEVNSIPLEKQKQALEKLAPELLVKERRELEKKLPELPNVGKKVILRFAPGPSGPLHLGHSRAAILNDEYAKMYGGKLINRIEDTDPDRIDPSAYELIKEDLDWLEIKAHDTVIQSDRFEIYYEYAKKLLEQNNAYVCKCNAKDWRALKLQSKACEHRNLPIEKNLEEFDKMLSNFYKQEEASVIVKTDLSDPNPALRDFVALRICQTPHPKTGNKYTVYPLMNFAVAIDDYLLELTHVLRGKDHINNTYRQARIFDYFKWRKPQYIHYGRVSIEQAVLKTSKIKEGIKSGVYESWSDPRLATLSALRKRGIHPRAIRNLWIATGIKEVDIQLAWENLYTLNKEIIDKSANRYFFVWKPKLLEVTGIDRLEGHAPLHPDFKERGTRKVVLEKPIKVFVSEDDLKALKINDKIRLKDLCNIELTARTKAKYIGQDLAILKEGAKIIHWVNANENIKTKVILPNATIAEGFAEELVKKELGNIVQFERFGFVKVNKLNEFLICYFAHR; via the coding sequence ATGACAGAGCTAATCCGTAAATACGCTTTACAAAATGCAATTCTCCACAAAGGCAAAGCAGAGTTACAAGCGGTAGTAAGTAAAATAGTTGCAGAAAAGCCTGACTTAAAGCAGAAAATAAAAGAGCTTATCCCAGAAATTAAAAAAGTAGTCTCAGAAGTTAATTCAATTCCATTAGAGAAGCAAAAACAAGCGTTAGAGAAACTTGCACCTGAACTTTTGGTTAAGGAAAGAAGAGAGCTTGAGAAAAAACTTCCTGAGCTGCCAAACGTTGGTAAGAAAGTTATACTCCGGTTTGCACCAGGCCCTAGCGGGCCTTTGCATCTTGGTCATTCGAGAGCTGCTATACTCAATGACGAATATGCAAAAATGTATGGCGGTAAGCTCATAAATAGAATTGAAGATACAGACCCTGATAGAATAGATCCAAGCGCTTATGAGCTAATAAAAGAAGATTTGGATTGGCTTGAAATAAAAGCTCATGATACAGTTATTCAAAGCGATAGGTTTGAAATTTATTACGAGTATGCAAAAAAACTTTTAGAGCAAAACAATGCCTATGTGTGTAAATGCAATGCTAAAGATTGGCGTGCACTAAAATTGCAGAGCAAAGCTTGTGAGCACAGAAATCTGCCGATTGAAAAAAACTTAGAAGAATTTGATAAAATGCTAAGTAATTTTTACAAGCAAGAAGAAGCTTCTGTGATAGTAAAAACCGATCTCAGCGATCCAAATCCAGCACTCAGAGATTTTGTAGCGCTGAGAATATGCCAAACGCCACATCCAAAAACAGGCAATAAATACACAGTATATCCTTTAATGAATTTTGCAGTTGCTATTGATGACTACTTGCTTGAATTAACTCATGTGCTAAGGGGCAAAGACCATATAAACAATACTTACCGCCAAGCCCGGATATTTGACTATTTCAAATGGCGTAAGCCACAGTACATCCATTACGGCAGGGTTTCTATTGAGCAGGCGGTACTTAAAACTTCTAAAATCAAAGAAGGTATAAAGAGTGGTGTTTATGAATCCTGGAGCGATCCTAGATTGGCTACTTTATCAGCGCTCCGTAAGCGCGGTATTCATCCTAGAGCTATTAGAAATTTGTGGATAGCTACAGGTATAAAAGAAGTAGATATTCAACTAGCTTGGGAGAATTTATACACACTAAACAAGGAAATAATAGACAAGAGTGCAAATCGTTACTTCTTCGTCTGGAAACCTAAATTACTAGAAGTTACAGGTATAGATAGGCTTGAAGGGCATGCTCCTTTACATCCAGACTTCAAAGAAAGAGGGACAAGAAAAGTAGTGCTTGAAAAGCCAATAAAAGTATTTGTTTCTGAAGATGATTTAAAAGCTCTAAAAATAAATGATAAAATTAGATTGAAAGATTTATGCAATATCGAGTTAACCGCTAGGACCAAAGCTAAATATATAGGGCAAGATTTAGCAATTTTGAAAGAAGGCGCTAAAATAATTCACTGGGTAAACGCTAACGAAAATATTAAAACTAAAGTTATTTTACCAAATGCCACTATAGCAGAAGGATTTGCAGAAGAGCTTGTAAAAAAAGAGCTGGGCAATATCGTGCAGTTTGAGAGGTTTGGGTTTGTTAAAGTTAATAAATTAAATGAGTTTTTAATTTGTTATTTTGCTCATAGATGA
- a CDS encoding magnesium transporter gives MSKQRFRKSITKRILRESLLIFFVLVIIDFSGGSILATLSSAFETVPGLILIIPPLLDLRGNINGALGARLGSAFHLGLVNTRNIFNREVRENLKASLMLSALLSLFAGFFACCICIVFGFAIEPFKVIIITFTAGSLAGLLLTVLTVLIVFIAVKRRADPDNVTTPAIATIGDLLTIVCIFAVVALLEKIW, from the coding sequence GTGTCTAAGCAGAGGTTTAGGAAAAGTATTACAAAAAGAATTTTACGTGAAAGTTTACTTATATTTTTCGTTCTTGTTATTATTGACTTTTCTGGCGGTAGCATATTAGCTACACTAAGCTCTGCTTTCGAAACCGTCCCGGGACTTATTCTGATAATACCACCACTGCTTGATCTGCGCGGTAATATTAACGGAGCGCTTGGCGCTAGATTGGGCTCTGCATTCCATTTGGGTCTTGTAAATACTAGAAATATTTTCAATCGAGAGGTTAGGGAGAATTTGAAAGCATCTTTGATGCTAAGCGCTTTACTTTCTTTGTTCGCAGGCTTCTTCGCTTGCTGCATCTGCATTGTATTTGGATTTGCTATAGAGCCTTTTAAAGTAATTATAATAACATTTACTGCAGGCTCTCTTGCAGGCTTGCTCTTGACAGTGTTAACAGTTTTAATAGTATTTATTGCAGTTAAGCGCAGAGCAGATCCTGATAATGTCACTACACCGGCAATTGCGACTATCGGCGATTTATTAACTATCGTTTGCATATTCGCTGTAGTAGCATTATTAGAAAAAATTTGGTGA
- a CDS encoding magnesium transporter has protein sequence MAVYNAKTILKESIPILILLVIIGTFGGFALNYKLESFVKYPVLLLLIPVLNATCGNLASLLSARLSSALHTGYIKPKFSSKRLKNNLYATVILAMIVFAFLCFLLLIISFIPNLKINIPAVKLIVVVLGAGIMLLIIVCFAAIAISILSFRRGIDPDNTAIPIATTIIDLAGICSLILMIWVVRL, from the coding sequence ATGGCGGTTTACAATGCAAAAACAATACTTAAAGAAAGCATCCCAATACTGATACTACTAGTCATAATAGGCACTTTCGGAGGCTTTGCTCTAAATTACAAACTTGAAAGTTTTGTAAAATACCCTGTACTTCTTCTGCTCATTCCTGTACTTAACGCTACATGCGGAAATTTAGCCTCTTTACTGTCTGCAAGATTATCCTCTGCGTTGCATACAGGCTATATAAAGCCAAAATTTTCGAGTAAAAGACTTAAAAATAATTTATATGCAACGGTAATACTTGCTATGATTGTTTTCGCTTTTCTTTGCTTCTTACTACTAATTATCTCTTTTATTCCAAACCTAAAGATTAATATCCCAGCAGTGAAATTAATTGTTGTGGTACTCGGCGCTGGAATAATGCTTCTAATTATAGTATGCTTTGCTGCAATTGCAATCTCAATACTATCGTTTAGAAGAGGTATAGACCCTGACAACACAGCTATTCCTATAGCAACTACAATAATCGATTTGGCAGGTATATGTAGCTTAATATTAATGATATGGGTTGTTAGGTTATGA
- a CDS encoding TrkA C-terminal domain-containing protein: MKGKEPATVRELLTEMKDISELIVDLAYSAVILDSKEIAEEVKRLEERMDKLLYEIRVTAMVAARNPRQARQLAGLLQVAGAAEDISNAAGDIIKLLDTSIEHRPFLPSLFSKADEKIRTLVITQNSDMVDKTLGELGIESETGTRVIAICRGEKWRYAPQDSFVLKTGDRIVVRGVEDGYLKLREYAEGRKKWKELD, from the coding sequence ATGAAAGGCAAAGAGCCTGCAACTGTGCGAGAATTGCTTACTGAGATGAAGGATATCTCAGAGCTTATAGTAGACCTAGCATACTCGGCAGTAATACTTGATTCTAAAGAGATAGCAGAAGAAGTCAAACGTTTAGAAGAAAGAATGGATAAGTTGCTGTATGAAATAAGAGTTACTGCGATGGTAGCTGCAAGGAATCCAAGGCAAGCTCGCCAACTGGCTGGCTTACTCCAAGTTGCAGGCGCTGCGGAAGATATTTCTAACGCAGCTGGCGATATTATAAAGCTTTTAGATACAAGTATAGAGCATCGTCCATTTTTGCCAAGCTTATTTTCAAAAGCAGACGAAAAAATAAGGACTCTTGTAATAACTCAAAACTCAGATATGGTAGATAAAACGCTTGGAGAATTGGGTATTGAGAGTGAGACAGGCACTAGAGTTATTGCTATATGCAGAGGCGAAAAATGGCGCTACGCACCGCAAGATAGCTTCGTTTTGAAGACAGGGGATAGAATTGTTGTTAGAGGCGTTGAGGACGGCTACTTAAAGCTCAGAGAATATGCAGAAGGCAGAAAGAAATGGAAGGAGCTTGACTGA
- a CDS encoding PhoU domain-containing protein, with the protein MQKAERNGRSLTEMNIEDMIIEMKNISELMVDLAYSALFYNNKELAEEVLKLENITDKLHDDIQRLVIENTIKEGNPERALVLLKLATSTEAVADAASEISDAVLRGIEPHPVIELSILESDAIITKAQVSNSSVLVGKTLGETKLASRTGMWTLLIERGGKLIIGPNENTKIEVNDIIFVKGPKESEKDFMKIASGKKKKI; encoded by the coding sequence ATGCAGAAGGCAGAAAGAAATGGAAGGAGCTTGACTGAAATGAATATTGAGGATATGATAATTGAAATGAAGAATATATCTGAGCTGATGGTGGATTTAGCATATTCAGCTCTTTTTTATAATAATAAGGAGTTAGCTGAGGAGGTCTTGAAATTAGAAAATATTACTGACAAGCTACACGACGATATTCAGAGACTGGTTATTGAAAATACAATAAAGGAGGGTAATCCTGAGAGAGCTCTTGTGCTACTTAAACTTGCCACATCAACTGAGGCGGTTGCAGATGCAGCCTCAGAGATAAGTGATGCTGTTTTGCGCGGTATAGAGCCTCACCCTGTAATTGAACTTTCTATTTTAGAGAGCGATGCAATTATTACCAAAGCGCAAGTCTCTAACAGCTCTGTACTTGTAGGCAAAACATTAGGCGAGACTAAACTCGCTAGTAGGACAGGGATGTGGACTTTATTAATTGAGAGGGGCGGTAAGCTCATTATAGGGCCTAACGAGAATACAAAAATAGAAGTTAACGATATAATATTTGTTAAAGGTCCAAAAGAGAGCGAGAAAGATTTTATGAAAATTGCTAGCGGCAAGAAAAAGAAAATCTAA